A stretch of DNA from Nonlabens ponticola:
GATGACCTAGAACGAGCATTTAAGAAACATGGTTACACCACGCATGTACAGCTAATCATGAGTCCGCCGTGGACGACAGATTGGATTACAGAAAGAGGTCGCAAGGCTCTTGAAGAATACGGTATCGCCGCGCCGCTTGATGAGACGGCCGACAAGGACGTCTTGCTCAATGAGAAAAAGTTGGTCAAGTGCACCAATTGTGGCTCTCAAAACACAAAGCTGGTCAGCCAATTTGGTTCTACGGCCTGCAAGGCCATGTTCCAATGTCAAGATTGTCAAGAGCCATTTGACTACTTTAAGTGTTTAAAGTAAGTAGTAGATTTGAATGTTTTCGCTATCGCGAAAGCGAAATTTTAAAAGTCATCAATTAAAATAATAACCTAAGTCGTTCTTTGGCGGCTTCTGAAACCAATAGAATGTCCCAATCCATACAATTAGAAATCAATAACGGCATTGCCCAGATTACTTTAAATCGTCCGCAAGTTTTCAATTCTTTCAATAAAGAAATGGCTTTTGCCATGCAAGATGCTTTGGATCGCTGCAAGCAAGGTGACGTAAGAGCAGTGATGATTACTGGTAGTGGTAAGGCATTTTGCGCGGGTCAGGATATTCAGGAAATAACAGATCCAGAAAAGAATCCAGGTTTTGAAGCCATACTTGATGATCATTACAATCCTATAGTTACGCGCATACGTGATTTAGAAAAGCCTGTTGTTGCTGCCGTGAACGGTGTCGCAGCCGGTGCTGGTGCTAATATTGCACTGTGTTGTGACGTCGTCATTGCTACCAAGAGCGCTGCATTTATTCAAGCATTTTCAAAAATAGGATTGATTCCAGATAGTGCGGGTACGTACTTTTTGCCTAAGTTGATAGGTTTTGGAAAGGCTAGTGCGGTTATGATGCTAGCAGACAAAATCACTGCAACCGAGGCTGATCAAATGGGAATGATCTATAAAGCAGTAGAGGATGATGAGTTTTCAGCTTTCGCGAAAGCGGTAACCGAAAAGCTATCAAAACTACCTACCATCGCTCTCGCAAACACAAAGAAAGCCTTGAACGAGAGCATGTCAAACACAGTAGAACAGCAACTCGCTCTAGAATCTAAGCTACAAATCCAAAGCGCCAACACCGCAGATTATGAAGAAGGCGTCGCTGCATTTATGGAAAAAAGAAAGCCAGAATTCAAAGGCCAATAATTGGATAGCTTAACCCAAATCGTATTAGGCGCCGCTACCGGCGAAGTTGTTTTAGGACGTAAAGTAGGCAACAAAGCCATGCTTTATGGAGCTATTGCCGGCACGATTCCCGACCTAGATGTGCTTGTCAAAAACTTTACCGACACGATTACAGCTACAGAGGCTCATCGTGGATTAAGCCATTCCATTGTTTTTTGCGTGCTGGCAGCACCATTGCTAGGTTGGCTGGTCAATAAAATCGAGCGTAAAGCAAATCTAGGCTG
This window harbors:
- the paaD gene encoding 1,2-phenylacetyl-CoA epoxidase subunit PaaD, which produces MVKQQFDIDPLILEILESVKDPEIPVLNVIDLGVIRDVQVEGNEINIKLTPTYSGCPAMDVIGDDLERAFKKHGYTTHVQLIMSPPWTTDWITERGRKALEEYGIAAPLDETADKDVLLNEKKLVKCTNCGSQNTKLVSQFGSTACKAMFQCQDCQEPFDYFKCLK
- a CDS encoding enoyl-CoA hydratase-related protein, which codes for MSQSIQLEINNGIAQITLNRPQVFNSFNKEMAFAMQDALDRCKQGDVRAVMITGSGKAFCAGQDIQEITDPEKNPGFEAILDDHYNPIVTRIRDLEKPVVAAVNGVAAGAGANIALCCDVVIATKSAAFIQAFSKIGLIPDSAGTYFLPKLIGFGKASAVMMLADKITATEADQMGMIYKAVEDDEFSAFAKAVTEKLSKLPTIALANTKKALNESMSNTVEQQLALESKLQIQSANTADYEEGVAAFMEKRKPEFKGQ